A region from the Nocardioides exalbidus genome encodes:
- a CDS encoding FAD-binding protein, whose protein sequence is MSARDPSRRTNWAGNVTYRARELVEPGSTEELQEVVVAAARAGHRVRALGTRHSFSTVADTDGVHVGTRGLGTSVRLEDGRDGVLAVAPAGSTYAEIAPVLHARGRALHNLGSLPHISVAGACATGTHGSGDHLGSLATAVAAIELVTASGDLVRIDSDDADFAGAVLSLGALGVVTRLWLHTEPTYDVGQRVWEDLPLGEVAEQLDAVLGSGTSVSVFTDFVDPDRVTSVWVKERVGRPASLAPCLASRAPSTRQVHPVPGVDPAAATPQQGIPGPWHERLPHFRASHVPSVGEELQSELFLPRAAAPHLLPALAAISDVVAPALLVHEIRSVAADDLWLSPLRHRDSVVAHFTWRPEPALVQPALRAVEDALAPWEPRAHWGKITATPELRVPPGAYDRASFDALRLRLDPGGVFANDLLPD, encoded by the coding sequence ATGAGCGCCCGAGACCCGAGCCGCCGCACCAACTGGGCCGGCAACGTGACCTACCGGGCCCGCGAGCTCGTGGAGCCGGGCAGCACCGAGGAGCTGCAGGAGGTCGTCGTGGCGGCGGCGAGGGCAGGGCACCGCGTCCGTGCCCTCGGCACCCGGCACTCCTTCTCGACCGTCGCCGACACCGACGGGGTGCACGTCGGCACGCGCGGCCTGGGCACGTCGGTGCGGCTCGAGGACGGGCGGGACGGGGTGCTGGCGGTGGCGCCTGCCGGATCGACGTACGCCGAGATCGCCCCCGTGCTCCACGCGCGAGGTCGCGCGCTGCACAACCTCGGGTCGCTGCCGCACATCAGCGTGGCGGGTGCCTGCGCGACCGGCACGCACGGGTCGGGCGACCACCTCGGGTCCCTGGCGACGGCGGTCGCCGCGATCGAGCTCGTCACCGCGTCCGGTGACCTGGTCCGCATCGACTCCGACGACGCCGACTTCGCAGGAGCGGTGCTGTCCCTCGGGGCGCTCGGTGTGGTCACCCGGCTGTGGCTGCACACCGAGCCCACCTACGACGTGGGCCAGCGCGTGTGGGAGGACCTGCCGCTCGGCGAGGTCGCCGAGCAGCTCGACGCGGTGCTGGGGAGTGGCACCAGCGTCAGCGTCTTCACCGACTTCGTCGACCCCGACCGGGTCACGTCGGTCTGGGTCAAGGAGCGCGTCGGTCGTCCGGCGAGCCTCGCGCCGTGCCTGGCGTCGCGAGCGCCGTCGACGCGCCAGGTGCACCCGGTGCCAGGTGTCGACCCGGCCGCGGCGACTCCGCAGCAGGGCATCCCGGGGCCGTGGCACGAGCGCCTGCCCCACTTCCGCGCCTCCCACGTGCCGAGCGTCGGGGAGGAGCTGCAGAGCGAGCTGTTCCTGCCGCGCGCCGCCGCACCGCACCTGCTGCCGGCCCTGGCCGCGATCAGCGACGTGGTGGCACCCGCGTTGCTGGTCCACGAGATCCGGTCGGTCGCGGCCGACGACCTGTGGCTGAGCCCGCTGCGCCACCGGGACTCGGTCGTCGCGCACTTCACCTGGCGTCCCGAACCCGCGTTGGTCCAGCCCGCCCTGCGCGCCGTGGAGGACGCCCTGGCGCCGTGGGAGCCGCGCGCGCACTGGGGCAAGATCACGGCCACCCCGGAGCTGCGCGTTCCGCCGGGTGCCTACGACCGCGCTTCCTTCGACGCGCTCCGCCTCCGCCTCGACCCCGGTGGCGTCTTCGCCAACGACCTGCTGCCGGACTGA
- a CDS encoding polysaccharide deacetylase family protein has product MSRGVAPGGATRPVPAPVEEARGTGRTAALTFDDGPDPRQTGRLLDVLGAHRVTATFCVVGSSVLAPGGAALLRRIVAEGHTVANHSVDFDDLGAATEDEVEARLAETLRIIRTTLGDPHVPVPYFRAPNGSVGRTGPVAVRLGMQPLGLGNVIHDWDACADRTVGALEDRLRAAVSPGAVVLAHDGGGERASTVDAVATVVPEKIAAGFTFTLPRGGAEELR; this is encoded by the coding sequence GTGAGCCGTGGCGTCGCGCCCGGAGGGGCGACCCGCCCGGTCCCGGCACCCGTCGAGGAGGCCCGCGGCACGGGCCGCACCGCCGCGCTGACCTTCGACGACGGTCCCGACCCGCGCCAGACCGGTCGGCTCCTCGACGTCCTGGGTGCCCATCGTGTCACGGCCACCTTCTGCGTCGTCGGGTCCAGCGTCCTGGCGCCGGGTGGTGCTGCGCTGCTGCGGCGCATCGTCGCCGAGGGCCACACGGTGGCCAACCACTCGGTGGACTTCGACGACCTCGGCGCCGCGACCGAGGACGAGGTCGAGGCGCGGCTCGCGGAGACGCTGCGCATCATCCGGACGACCCTGGGCGATCCCCACGTCCCGGTGCCCTACTTCCGCGCCCCGAACGGCTCCGTCGGTCGTACCGGTCCGGTGGCCGTGCGGCTGGGCATGCAACCCCTGGGCCTGGGCAACGTGATCCACGACTGGGACGCCTGCGCGGACCGCACGGTCGGCGCGCTGGAGGACCGCCTGCGTGCCGCGGTCTCGCCCGGCGCCGTCGTCCTGGCCCACGACGGCGGCGGCGAGCGCGCGAGCACCGTGGACGCCGTGGCTACCGTGGTGCCCGAGAAGATCGCCGCTGGATTCACCTTCACCCTGCCGCGTGGCGGCGCCGAGGAGCTTCGATGA
- a CDS encoding PhoH family protein, translated as MATSLTSSRRSASTTSISADRRTYVLDTSVLLADPAAIKRFAEHEVVLPVVVITELEGKRHHPELGFFARSALRALDELRIVNGRLDQPVPIGTEGGTLRVELNHTDAASLPSGFRLGDNDTRILAVARNLADEGYAVTLVSKDLPLRIKASAVGLDAEEYRAEAISSSDTGYSGMAEVEVAAAQLDELYEDGVIDLDEARDLPCHNGLVLLSDRGTALGRVGADKRVHLVRGDRDAFGVHGRSAEQRVALEMLLDPEVGIVSLGGRAGTGKSAMALCAGLEAVMERRQHKKVVVFRPLFAVGGQELGYLPGSENEKMSPWAQAVFDTLGALVSRDVVDEVMDRGLLEVLPLTHIRGRSLHDSYVIVDEAQSLERNVLLTVLSRIGANSKVVLTHDVAQRDNLRVGRHDGIVAVVEKLKGHPLFAHVTLTRSERSPIAALVTEMLEDVTL; from the coding sequence GTGGCCACCAGCTTGACCTCGTCCCGTCGCTCCGCCAGCACCACCTCCATCAGCGCCGACCGCCGCACGTACGTCCTGGACACCAGCGTCCTGCTGGCCGACCCGGCGGCGATCAAACGCTTCGCCGAGCACGAGGTCGTGCTCCCCGTCGTGGTGATCACCGAGCTCGAGGGCAAGCGGCACCACCCCGAGCTCGGGTTCTTCGCCCGCTCGGCGCTGCGTGCGCTCGACGAGCTGCGGATCGTCAACGGCCGCCTCGACCAGCCGGTCCCGATCGGCACCGAGGGCGGCACGCTGCGCGTGGAGCTCAACCACACCGACGCCGCCTCCCTGCCGTCGGGCTTCCGGCTGGGCGACAACGACACACGCATCCTCGCCGTGGCCCGCAACCTCGCCGACGAGGGCTACGCGGTCACGCTCGTGTCCAAGGACCTGCCCCTGCGGATCAAGGCCTCGGCCGTCGGCCTCGACGCCGAGGAGTACCGCGCCGAGGCGATCAGCAGCTCCGACACCGGCTACTCCGGCATGGCCGAGGTCGAGGTGGCCGCCGCCCAGCTCGACGAGCTCTACGAGGACGGTGTCATCGACCTCGACGAGGCGCGTGACCTGCCGTGCCACAACGGTCTCGTGCTGCTGTCCGACAGGGGCACGGCGTTGGGCCGCGTGGGTGCGGACAAGCGGGTGCACCTGGTCCGCGGCGACCGCGACGCGTTCGGGGTCCACGGCCGCTCGGCCGAGCAGCGGGTCGCGCTCGAGATGCTGCTCGACCCCGAGGTCGGCATCGTCTCGCTCGGCGGCCGCGCGGGCACCGGCAAGTCGGCGATGGCGCTGTGCGCCGGCCTGGAGGCCGTGATGGAGCGCCGCCAGCACAAGAAGGTCGTCGTCTTCCGTCCCCTCTTCGCCGTCGGCGGCCAGGAGCTCGGCTACCTGCCCGGCTCGGAGAACGAGAAGATGTCGCCCTGGGCGCAGGCGGTCTTCGACACTCTCGGTGCGCTGGTCTCGCGCGACGTCGTCGACGAGGTGATGGACCGTGGCCTGCTCGAGGTGCTGCCGCTGACCCACATCCGCGGCCGCTCGCTCCACGACTCCTACGTGATCGTCGACGAGGCCCAGTCGCTCGAGCGCAACGTGCTGCTGACGGTGCTCTCGCGCATCGGCGCCAACTCCAAGGTCGTGCTCACCCACGACGTCGCCCAGCGCGACAACCTCCGGGTCGGGCGCCACGACGGCATCGTCGCGGTGGTGGAGAAGCTCAAGGGCCACCCGCTCTTCGCCCACGTCACCCTCACCCGCTCCGAGCGCTCGCCCATCGCGGCGCTCGTGACCGAGATGCTGGAGGACGTCACCCTCTGA
- a CDS encoding isoprenyl transferase, whose amino-acid sequence MKDAVRRVLYPAYESRVVRNLSSDRIPQHVGVMLDGNRRWAKAVGLNTAAGYQAGADNIRPMLGWCEEVGVEVVTLWLLSSDNLTNRPPEQLTGLLTIIEGAVESLAEAGRWRIHPVGALDLLPTETAERLKAAAEATRDIDGILVNVAVGYGGRREIADAVRALLADHATKGTSLEELADLIDVEHIAEHLYTKGQPDPDLVIRTSGEQRLGGFLLWQSANSEFYFCEALWPDFRRVDFLRAIRAYAARERRFGG is encoded by the coding sequence ATGAAGGACGCCGTGCGTCGGGTGCTCTACCCGGCCTACGAGTCCCGGGTGGTGAGGAACCTCTCGTCCGACCGCATCCCCCAGCACGTCGGCGTGATGCTCGACGGCAACCGCCGCTGGGCCAAGGCCGTCGGCCTCAACACGGCCGCGGGCTACCAGGCCGGCGCCGACAACATCCGCCCGATGCTCGGCTGGTGCGAGGAGGTCGGGGTCGAGGTGGTCACCCTGTGGCTGCTCTCGAGCGACAACCTCACCAACCGCCCGCCCGAGCAGCTCACCGGTCTGCTGACGATCATCGAGGGCGCCGTGGAGTCGCTCGCCGAGGCGGGCCGCTGGCGGATCCACCCCGTCGGCGCGCTCGACCTGCTGCCGACGGAGACCGCCGAGCGGCTCAAGGCGGCCGCGGAGGCCACCCGTGACATCGACGGCATCCTGGTCAACGTCGCCGTCGGCTACGGCGGGCGCCGCGAGATCGCCGACGCCGTCCGCGCGCTGCTCGCCGACCACGCCACGAAGGGCACCTCGCTGGAGGAGCTGGCCGACCTGATCGACGTCGAGCACATCGCCGAGCACCTCTACACCAAGGGCCAGCCCGACCCCGACCTCGTCATCCGCACGTCCGGCGAGCAGCGGCTCGGCGGCTTCCTGCTCTGGCAGTCGGCGAACTCGGAGTTCTACTTCTGCGAGGCGCTGTGGCCCGACTTCCGCCGGGTCGACTTCCTGCGCGCGATCCGTGCGTACGCCGCCCGCGAGCGCCGCTTCGGCGGCTGA
- a CDS encoding glycosyltransferase produces the protein MRLLVTFVGGLGHLAPLLPLARAARDAGHEVGIAGSGGLVPTIEEAGFRAFATSPPPHHDQVPASQGREPLEVMDAAATEAEFARNFASRGARRMAAAVPAVIDAFRPDLVLRDETDLGTTIAAELLGVPVATHLVLASGLLVRPELVGPELDVVRAEHGLAPDPALTRLTSGLVLSDAPPGFRSPEAPLAVTPVHYRSTTPPALREPRGRRTVYVTLGTIFNHGSGDLFDRILAGLHDRGVDVVATVGRRLDPADLGPQPSHVRVERFLPQHEVLPGVDLVVSHGGSGSLVATLAHGLPSVLLPLGADQPHNARRASELGLATTLDAATASADDIGEQVVATLGDSATRERCRAVAAAVAAAPGPEAAVAALEAAIGP, from the coding sequence ATGCGACTCCTCGTCACGTTCGTCGGCGGCCTCGGCCACCTCGCACCGCTCCTGCCGCTGGCCCGTGCGGCCCGCGACGCCGGTCACGAGGTGGGCATCGCCGGGTCGGGAGGCCTGGTCCCGACCATCGAGGAGGCCGGGTTCCGGGCCTTCGCGACGAGCCCGCCGCCGCACCACGACCAGGTCCCGGCCAGCCAGGGTCGCGAACCGCTCGAGGTGATGGATGCCGCAGCGACCGAGGCCGAGTTCGCCCGCAACTTCGCGTCCCGCGGAGCCCGCCGGATGGCGGCCGCGGTCCCGGCCGTCATCGACGCGTTCCGGCCCGACCTGGTGCTGCGCGACGAGACCGACCTCGGGACGACGATCGCTGCCGAGCTGCTCGGCGTGCCCGTCGCGACCCACCTCGTGCTGGCCTCCGGCCTGCTCGTCCGTCCCGAGCTGGTCGGCCCCGAGCTCGACGTCGTACGCGCCGAGCACGGGCTGGCACCCGACCCGGCGCTCACCCGGCTGACGTCCGGCCTGGTGCTCTCGGACGCACCGCCCGGCTTCCGCAGCCCCGAGGCGCCCCTGGCGGTCACACCGGTGCACTACCGGTCGACGACGCCGCCGGCCCTGCGCGAGCCACGGGGACGGCGGACGGTCTACGTCACGCTCGGGACGATCTTCAACCACGGCTCGGGCGACCTCTTCGACCGCATCCTGGCCGGTCTGCACGACCGGGGCGTCGACGTCGTGGCGACCGTCGGCCGGCGACTCGACCCTGCCGACCTCGGGCCGCAACCGTCCCACGTCCGGGTGGAGCGGTTCCTGCCGCAGCACGAGGTGCTGCCGGGCGTGGACCTCGTCGTCTCGCACGGCGGCTCGGGCAGCCTGGTGGCCACGCTGGCGCACGGCCTCCCGTCGGTGCTCCTCCCCCTCGGGGCGGACCAGCCGCACAACGCCCGGCGTGCCTCGGAGCTCGGCCTGGCCACCACGCTCGACGCGGCCACGGCGTCGGCCGACGACATCGGCGAGCAGGTCGTCGCGACCCTCGGCGACAGCGCGACGCGTGAGCGGTGCCGGGCAGTCGCCGCCGCGGTCGCCGCAGCACCGGGACCGGAGGCCGCCGTCGCAGCGCTCGAGGCGGCGATCGGCCCCTGA
- a CDS encoding DUF1353 domain-containing protein — MGTREHDGRRGRGGHNAMARMPVPREPRRFYDGGTLAGDDGPGEPPDPGTDPRIVLERHAEEGVELFELERRLAYLDRHVGELLVPASPDFRTDLTSVPALFTWLVPKTGAHLPAALLHDALVAGPDDPSSYVSTDGVEVDRVEADRIFRDAMADTGTGVIRRWIVWTAVTVATIFVGRPVPWSRARQWTYRVVAGLTIATIVYLGYSSTSDLFDRSWWGAVDVPWMGERPFVVELAGGLAGAIVVPLALSLLWGRLRMAGAIAGVMLAVLLHVTVGLAVIAATYVALERLARRSPPAAWTLAAVVVVASLVVFGAVSLG, encoded by the coding sequence ATGGGGACTCGGGAGCACGACGGACGCAGGGGGCGCGGCGGCCACAACGCCATGGCACGCATGCCCGTCCCGCGGGAGCCGCGCCGGTTCTACGACGGCGGCACCCTGGCCGGCGACGACGGTCCCGGCGAGCCGCCCGACCCCGGCACCGACCCGCGGATCGTGCTGGAGCGGCATGCCGAGGAGGGCGTCGAGCTGTTCGAGCTCGAGCGCCGCCTGGCCTACCTGGACCGGCACGTCGGCGAGCTCCTGGTGCCGGCGAGCCCCGACTTCCGCACCGACCTGACGTCCGTGCCGGCACTCTTCACCTGGCTGGTGCCGAAGACCGGTGCGCACCTGCCGGCGGCGCTGCTGCACGACGCGCTCGTGGCGGGGCCCGACGACCCGTCGTCCTACGTCTCGACCGACGGCGTCGAGGTCGACCGGGTCGAGGCCGACCGGATCTTCCGCGACGCGATGGCCGACACCGGCACGGGCGTGATCCGCCGGTGGATCGTGTGGACCGCGGTGACCGTGGCGACGATCTTCGTGGGACGTCCGGTGCCGTGGAGCCGCGCGCGGCAGTGGACCTACCGCGTCGTCGCCGGTCTCACCATCGCGACCATCGTCTACCTCGGCTACAGCTCGACGAGCGACCTGTTCGACCGGTCGTGGTGGGGAGCGGTCGACGTGCCGTGGATGGGCGAGCGGCCGTTCGTCGTCGAGCTGGCCGGCGGCCTCGCGGGCGCCATCGTCGTCCCCCTCGCGCTCAGCCTGCTGTGGGGTCGGCTCCGGATGGCCGGTGCGATCGCCGGCGTCATGCTCGCCGTGCTGCTGCACGTCACCGTCGGGCTCGCCGTGATCGCAGCGACCTACGTCGCGCTCGAGCGGCTCGCCCGGCGGTCGCCGCCCGCCGCCTGGACGCTGGCGGCCGTCGTGGTCGTCGCCTCGCTCGTGGTCTTCGGCGCGGTCAGCCTCGGCTGA
- a CDS encoding beta-glucosidase family protein, whose protein sequence is MTTPSSADAPVPWRDRGAAVADRVEDLLGRMTREEKVAQLSGIWLLAADSGEMAPMLHESGPDISWEDTIVDGLGQLTRPFGTSPVEVEHGLRILAERQTQVRAANRFALPAQVHEECLTGLNAWGATIYPTPVSWAATFDPDLVERMGEQIGALMARLGIHQGLAPVLDVARDLRWGRVEETMGEDPFLVGTMASAYVRGLQSAGVVATLKHFLGYSASRGGRNLAPVGMGVRELHDVMLPPFEMALRAGARSVMNAYTDIDGVPSAADPTLLTTLLRDVLGFEGTVAADYFSVAFLHSLHAMAADLAEAAGLALEAGIDVELPTVDAYGPALLEALSDGRVDEKVVDRALRRVLRQKCELGLLEPDWAPAPVRPVDLDPPEARELALDMARRSVVLLANDGALPLPPSSRVALVGPNADTGEAMLGCYSFPMHVLAHHPGTPPGLAIPTLREALSTAYDVVHERGCAVGVPGRAEDDAADPEAELEAAVAAARGADVCVAVLGDRAGLFGKGTSGEGCDAPDLHLPGRQEELLERLLDTGTPVVAVLLVGRPYDLSAYADRLAAVVCGFFLGEEGATAVAEVLSGRTNPSGRLPVSFPSAGSTQPSTYLASPLAQRSAVTALDPTPLFPFGHGLGYDRATWRGVELGSGASWPTDGEAVVRVELSNDSGRDVSEVVQVYLHDCAASVVRPVQRLVAAVRVDLAPGERRRVDLRLHADLTSFTGRDHVRIVEPGAVELRVGRSSADHEAVLRLTLAGPGRSVGPDRVLEPVVTHEAL, encoded by the coding sequence GTGACCACGCCCTCATCCGCTGATGCTCCCGTGCCGTGGCGCGACCGGGGTGCCGCGGTCGCGGACCGGGTCGAGGACCTGCTGGGACGCATGACGCGCGAGGAGAAGGTGGCCCAGCTCTCGGGCATCTGGCTCCTCGCGGCCGACTCCGGCGAGATGGCGCCGATGCTCCACGAGTCCGGTCCCGACATCTCGTGGGAGGACACGATCGTCGACGGCCTCGGCCAGCTCACCCGTCCGTTCGGGACGTCGCCGGTCGAGGTGGAGCACGGCCTCCGCATCCTCGCCGAACGACAGACCCAGGTCCGCGCCGCCAACCGCTTCGCGCTCCCCGCCCAGGTGCACGAGGAGTGCCTGACCGGTCTCAACGCCTGGGGAGCCACGATCTACCCCACGCCGGTCAGCTGGGCCGCGACCTTCGACCCCGACCTGGTCGAGCGGATGGGCGAGCAGATCGGCGCGCTGATGGCACGCCTGGGGATCCACCAGGGCCTGGCCCCGGTCCTCGACGTCGCCCGGGACCTCCGCTGGGGACGGGTCGAGGAGACGATGGGGGAGGACCCGTTCCTGGTCGGCACGATGGCCTCGGCCTACGTCCGCGGCCTCCAGTCCGCCGGCGTCGTCGCCACGCTCAAGCACTTCCTGGGCTACTCCGCCTCCCGGGGCGGCCGCAACCTGGCTCCCGTGGGCATGGGCGTGCGCGAGCTCCACGACGTGATGCTGCCGCCGTTCGAGATGGCGCTGCGCGCCGGCGCGCGCTCGGTCATGAACGCCTACACCGACATCGACGGCGTCCCCTCGGCAGCAGACCCGACCCTGCTCACCACGCTCCTGCGTGACGTCCTGGGCTTCGAGGGCACGGTGGCCGCCGACTACTTCTCCGTCGCGTTCCTGCACTCACTCCACGCGATGGCCGCCGACCTGGCCGAGGCCGCCGGCCTGGCGCTGGAAGCGGGGATCGACGTCGAGCTGCCGACGGTCGACGCCTACGGTCCTGCGCTGCTGGAGGCCCTGTCCGATGGGCGCGTGGACGAGAAGGTGGTCGACCGTGCGTTGCGTCGTGTGCTGCGGCAGAAGTGCGAGCTCGGGCTGCTCGAGCCCGACTGGGCGCCGGCTCCGGTGCGACCCGTGGACCTCGACCCACCGGAAGCCCGTGAGCTGGCGCTCGACATGGCCCGGCGCTCCGTCGTCCTCCTGGCCAACGACGGTGCCCTCCCACTCCCGCCGTCGAGCCGGGTCGCGCTGGTGGGCCCCAACGCCGACACCGGCGAGGCGATGCTCGGGTGCTACTCGTTCCCCATGCACGTGCTCGCTCACCACCCCGGCACCCCGCCGGGGCTGGCGATCCCCACGCTGCGCGAGGCGCTGTCGACGGCGTACGACGTGGTCCACGAGCGTGGCTGCGCCGTCGGTGTCCCGGGGCGGGCGGAGGACGACGCAGCCGATCCGGAGGCCGAGCTCGAGGCGGCGGTGGCTGCAGCGCGTGGGGCCGACGTGTGCGTGGCGGTACTGGGTGACCGCGCCGGGCTCTTCGGCAAGGGCACGTCGGGCGAGGGCTGCGACGCGCCCGACCTGCACCTGCCGGGCCGGCAGGAGGAGCTGCTGGAGCGGCTGCTCGACACCGGCACCCCGGTCGTCGCCGTGCTGCTCGTCGGCCGCCCCTACGACCTGAGCGCCTACGCCGACCGGCTCGCGGCAGTCGTGTGCGGCTTCTTCCTGGGGGAGGAGGGCGCGACCGCGGTGGCCGAGGTGCTCTCGGGACGGACCAACCCCTCGGGCCGGCTCCCGGTGAGCTTCCCCTCGGCCGGCAGCACGCAGCCCTCGACTTACCTGGCCTCACCCCTGGCGCAGCGCAGCGCCGTGACCGCGCTCGACCCGACCCCGCTCTTCCCGTTCGGTCACGGCCTGGGCTACGACCGTGCGACCTGGCGGGGAGTGGAGCTGGGCTCCGGGGCGAGCTGGCCGACGGACGGCGAGGCCGTCGTCCGCGTCGAACTGTCCAACGACTCCGGCCGTGACGTCTCGGAGGTGGTGCAGGTCTATCTCCACGACTGCGCCGCCTCGGTCGTCCGGCCGGTCCAGCGGCTCGTCGCCGCCGTCCGCGTCGACCTCGCCCCGGGCGAGCGGCGCCGGGTCGACCTGCGCCTTCACGCCGACCTCACGTCGTTCACGGGTCGGGACCACGTCCGGATCGTCGAGCCCGGCGCCGTCGAGCTGCGGGTCGGCCGTTCCAGCGCCGACCACGAGGCGGTGCTCAGGCTGACGCTCGCCGGCCCGGGCCGATCCGTCGGCCCCGACCGGGTGCTGGAGCCCGTGGTCACGCACGAGGCCCTGTGA
- a CDS encoding GNAT family N-acetyltransferase → MSDATTATSPTYDVRRLTPETWTAFVGLNERMGGLFGGCWCVAFHADRDDREPGPEGNKAFKKAMVDEGIAHAALVFDGDEAVAWAEYGTPEELPDIHHRKQYDAEKDADPDYRITCIRVDKGRRRQGLAEVALRGALELIAADGGGTVEGYPHDLTGQTKKTSASWLYNGTRSMYERVGFTYDRPKGLKNCVMSIEVAAAG, encoded by the coding sequence ATGAGCGACGCGACCACCGCCACCTCGCCGACGTACGACGTCCGACGGCTGACGCCCGAGACGTGGACCGCGTTCGTGGGCCTCAACGAACGGATGGGCGGCCTCTTCGGGGGCTGCTGGTGCGTCGCCTTCCACGCCGACCGCGACGACCGCGAGCCCGGGCCGGAGGGCAACAAGGCCTTCAAGAAGGCGATGGTCGACGAGGGGATCGCGCACGCGGCGCTGGTCTTCGACGGTGACGAGGCCGTCGCCTGGGCGGAGTACGGCACCCCCGAGGAGCTGCCCGACATCCACCACCGCAAGCAGTACGACGCCGAGAAGGACGCCGATCCCGACTACCGGATCACCTGCATCCGGGTCGACAAGGGACGACGGCGGCAGGGGCTCGCCGAGGTGGCGCTGCGGGGCGCGCTGGAGCTGATCGCCGCGGACGGCGGCGGGACGGTCGAGGGCTATCCCCACGACCTGACCGGCCAGACGAAGAAGACGTCGGCGTCGTGGCTCTACAACGGCACGCGGAGCATGTACGAGCGCGTCGGCTTCACCTACGACCGGCCCAAGGGCCTCAAGAACTGCGTGATGTCGATCGAGGTCGCGGCGGCGGGCTGA
- the trhA gene encoding PAQR family membrane homeostasis protein TrhA, producing the protein MTQRDRVENAVERASELVADKMAEVKPKLRGWLHAGTAPVALAAGIVLVALSPTASTRIGSAAFALSALLVFTVSAIYHRGTWSPRAWAFLRRFDHANIFVLIAGTYTPYALLFLHGGARTTLLVLVWGAAIAGVVFRVFWTDAPRWLYTPMYLALGWAAVFFIPQFVDGADKFSSGIAIATLVLVAAGGILYTVGGVVYGLKRPNPSPRWFGFHEVFHSFTVLAFVAHYVGVSLATYSLR; encoded by the coding sequence ATGACGCAGCGCGACCGCGTCGAGAACGCCGTCGAGCGTGCGAGCGAGCTCGTCGCCGACAAGATGGCCGAGGTCAAGCCCAAGCTCCGCGGCTGGCTGCACGCCGGGACCGCCCCGGTCGCGCTGGCCGCCGGGATCGTCCTGGTCGCGCTCTCCCCGACCGCCTCGACACGCATCGGCTCTGCCGCGTTCGCGCTGTCGGCGCTGCTGGTCTTCACCGTCTCCGCGATCTACCACCGCGGCACCTGGTCGCCGCGCGCGTGGGCGTTCCTGCGCCGCTTCGACCACGCCAACATCTTCGTGCTCATCGCCGGCACCTACACGCCCTACGCCCTGCTCTTCCTGCACGGGGGCGCCCGCACGACTCTGCTGGTGCTCGTGTGGGGCGCCGCGATCGCCGGCGTCGTGTTCCGGGTCTTCTGGACCGACGCTCCGCGCTGGCTCTACACCCCGATGTACCTCGCGCTCGGCTGGGCGGCGGTCTTCTTCATCCCGCAGTTCGTCGACGGCGCCGACAAGTTCAGCTCCGGCATCGCGATCGCGACGCTCGTGCTCGTCGCCGCCGGCGGCATCCTCTACACCGTGGGCGGCGTGGTCTACGGCCTCAAGCGCCCCAACCCCTCGCCGCGCTGGTTCGGCTTCCACGAGGTCTTCCACTCGTTCACGGTGCTGGCGTTCGTCGCGCACTACGTCGGCGTCTCCCTCGCGACCTACTCGCTGCGCTGA